A window from Branchiostoma floridae strain S238N-H82 chromosome 16, Bfl_VNyyK, whole genome shotgun sequence encodes these proteins:
- the LOC118403861 gene encoding aspartate--tRNA ligase, cytoplasmic-like, producing MHTSRAKGKQCFLVLRQQQFNVQALVFVNDKTVSKQMVKFAANITKESIIDVEGVVQKVAQPVESCTQRDVELHVERVFVVSASAPQLPLQLDDAARPEHDEEDASRPRVNQDTRLDNRIIDLRTTTNQAVYRVVAGVCDLFRATLTGKGFVEIHTPKIISAASEGGANVFTVSYFKNNAYLAQSPQLYKQMAIAADFEKVFTVGAVFRAEDSNTHRHLTEFVGLDLEMAFNYHYHEVLDVIGDMFVCIFKGLRDRYKTEINTIQKQFPSEPFRFLEPSLRLEFPEAVAMLREAGVEIGDEDDLSTPDEKLLGKLVKAKYDTDFFILDKFPLAVRPFYTMPDPNNPKYANSYDMYMRGEEILSGAQRIHDPEFLTERAKAHEIDIEKIKSYIDSFRYGCPPHGGGGIGMERVVMLYLGLNNIRKTSMFPRDPKRLTP from the exons ATGCACACCAGCAGGGcaaaag gaaaacaGTGCTTCCTTGTGCTACGACAACAACAGTTTAACGTGCAGGCTCTGGTGTTTGTCAACGACAAAACTGTCAGCAAGCAGATGGTCAAGTTTGCCGCCAA CATCACAAAGGAGAGTATCATAGATGTGGAGGGGGTTGTCCAGAAAGTGGCACAGCCTGTGGAGAGCTGCACACAGAGGGACGTGGAGCTGCATGTGGAAAGG GTGTTTGTGGTGAGTGCCTCCGCTCCACAGCTACCCTTACAGCTGGATGATGCAGCCAGACCAGAACATGACGAG GAGGATGCCAGTCGACCTCGTGTGAACCAGGATACTAGGCTGGACAACAGGATCATCGATCTCAGG ACCACCACAAACCAGGCAGTGTACCGGGTAGTGGCAGGCGTGTGCGACTTGTTCAGGGCAACTCTGACAGGAAAGGGCTTTGTGGAGATCCACACACCCAAGATCATCTCAG CGGCCAGCGAGGGTGGCGCTAATGTGTTCACCGTGTCGTACTTTAAGAACAATGCGTACCTGGCCCAGTCCCCACAGCTGTACAAGCAGATGGCCATCGCTGCTGACTTCGAGAAGGTCTTCACTGTTGGTGCTG TGTTCCGTGCGGAAGACTCGAACACCCACCGTCACCTGACGGAGTTTGTGGGTCTGGATCTGGAGATGGCGTTTAACTACCACTATCACGAGGTGCTGGACGTCATCGGGGACATGTTCGTGTGCATCTTCAAGGGGCTCAGGGACAG GTATAAGACAGAAATCAACACCATCCAGAAACAGTTCCCGAGCGAGCCCTTCAGGTTCCTGGAGCCCAGCCTGAGACTGGAGTTCCCTGAGGCTGTGGCCATGCTCAGGGAGGCTGGGGTGGAGATCGGGGATGAAGACGACCTCAG CACTCCTGATGAGAAGCTGTTAGGAAAGTTGGTGAAAGCCAAG TATGACACCGACTTCTTCATCCTGGACAAGTTCCCCCTGGCTGTGCGGCCCTTCTACACCATGCCTGATCCAAACAACcct AAATATGCCAACTCTTACGACATGTACATGAGGGGGGAGGAGATCCTGTCTGGAGCCCAGCGAATCCACGACCCGGAGTTCCTCACAGAACGGGCAAAGGCTCACGAGATCG aCATTGAGAAGATCAAGTCTTACATCGACTCCTTCCGCTATGGGTGTCCACCCCATGGGGGAGGTGGGATCG GGATGGAGAGGGTGGTCATGTTGTACCTCGGACTCAACAATATCAGGAAAACCTCCATGTTCCCACGTGACCCCAAACGGTTGACCCCTTAA
- the LOC118403011 gene encoding potassium voltage-gated channel subfamily A member 7-like → MAMHIPMDVMAGVPAYRTRKRFAQTPFSSRQQSLSRQESWEENPPETPGGLDASHLEEVARKLLTLEEVSANQEAGQTEGNTIPLTHHQGRPCGQAGHGDTCKRIVINVSGLKFETQRGTLCRYPDTLLGNADRMKKYYDSARHEYFFDRHRPSFEAILSYFQTGGKLNRPADVPVDIFLEELKFYDMGASLIRQIREKEGLGGIIMRPRLPRNRNFRRIWLLFEYPESSQWAKIVAGVSVAAVFLAIGIFCLETVPVLQDFAMDLVASEPERVRSFAQPFFALETICVAWFIFELITRFVVCPSKLDFIKGALNIIDLLSIVPYFVDVTVSLTSDPGAPDNSLVPTLRVVRLARVFRILKVARHSRGMQVLGKTFKASWKELGLLLFFLLVGIVLFSSAIYFVEYDLEDSHFTSIPSAFWWAVITMVTVGYGDMYPQSLGGKVVGGLCALSGVLTVSLVMPVFVTNFNRYYYQDKNAQSFRRATGSRMVGHWLFQVTQPSIGMVRPNVDVSIALELEAQPPKLKRKGGIKRRKGGKETTSA, encoded by the exons atggcgatgCACATCCCCATGGACGTGATGGCGGGAGTGCCGGCGTACCGCACCAGGAAGCGCTTTGCGCAGACTCCGTTCTCAAG CCGGCAGCAGTCCCTGAGCCGCCAGGAATCCTGGGAGGAGAACCCGCCGGAGACTCCGGGAGGGCTGGACGCCTCACACTTGGAGGAGGTGGCAAGGAAACTGCTCACCTTGGAGGAG GTGTCGGCCAACCAGGAGGCGGGGCAGACGGAGGGGAACACCATCCCCCTGACGCATCACCAGGGCAGGCCGTGCGGACAGGCGGGGCACGGCGACACCTGCAAACGTATAGTCATCAACGTCAGCGGGCTCAAGTTCGAGACCCAGCGGGGCACCCTCTGCCGCTACCCGGACACTCTGCTCGGGAACGCCGATAGGATGAAGAAGTATTACGACTCGGCACGACATGAGTACTTCTTCGACAGACACCGGCCGAGTTTTGAGGCTATCCTGAGTTATTTCCAAACAGGAGGTAAGCTAAACCGACCGGCTGATGTTCCTGTGGATATTTTTCTGGAGGAGTTGAAGTTTTATGACATGGGGGCCTCTCTGATCAGACAGATTCGGGAGAAGGAGGGACTCGGTGGGATTATCATGCGTCCAAGGTTGCCGAGGAACCGAAACTTTAGAAGAATATGGCTCCTGTTCGAATACCCGGAGTCGTCGCAGTGGGCTAAGATTGTTGCAGGAGTTTCTGTAGCTGCAGTGTTCTTAGCGATCGGTATCTTCTGTCTGGAGACTGTACCTGTGCTGCAAGACTTCGCCATGGACCTGGTCGCGTCAGAGCCAGAGAGAGTTCGCTCCTTCGCGCAGCCCTTCTTCGCCTTGGAGACGATCTGCGTTGCCTGGTTCATCTTTGAACTCATCACTCGTTTTGTGGTCTGTCCCAGCAAACTGGACTTCATCAAAGGAGCGCTGAACATCATCGACTTGTTGTCCATCGTGCCGTACTTTGTCGACGTCACGGTCAGTCTGACGTCAGATCCGGGCGCTCCGGACAACTCTTTAGTCCCCACGTTAAGAGTCGTGCGACTCGCCAGGGTCTTTCGCATCTTAAAGGTGGCTCGCCACTCCAGGGGAATGCAGGTTCTTGGCAAAACCTTCAAGGCGAGCTGGAAGGAACTGGGGCTCCTCCTGTTCTTCCTGCTAGTCGGGATAGTCCTCTTCTCCAGCGCGATCTACTTCGTGGAGTATGACCTTGAAGATTCGCACTTTACCAGCATCCCGTCCGCGTTCTGGTGGgcggtcatcaccatggtaacggtCGGGTACGGGGACATGTATCCGCAGTCGCTTGGCGGGAAAGTAGTCGGGGGTTTGTGTGCGCTTTCTGGCGTCCTCACTGTTTCCTTGGTCATGCCCGTCTTCGTGACTAACTTTAACCGCTACTACTATCAGGACAAGAACGCGCAGAGCTTTAGAAGGGCCACGGGGTCCCGCATGGTAGGGCACTGGTTGTTTCAAGTGACGCAGCCGTCCATAGGCATGGTGCGACCTAACGTAGACGTGTCCATTGCGCTAGAGTTGGAAGCGCAACCACCGAAACTCAAGAGGAAAGGGGGGATAAAGAGAAGAAAAGGTGGCAAAGAGACTACAAGCGCGTAG
- the LOC118403013 gene encoding tyrosine kinase receptor Cad96Ca-like, translating to MALAKRVCLFVCLDSRSAQCDETLRSPVGVIASPGYPGDYPPTVDYTWRTEGLTDFPSDVSPAVSAETPNGGGYSTRTTDIVAVVCAVVIIAVGVIIAVHTAAVHVFMTRPTMVSSEPQNTSPNEVALEEIPESSQDGFQSLRLPQGRMSSERQISSPNDVALEEIPNSSEDGYQSLGRRSAHPYQGLVGQGDNQTQANTDVVYDYVKASSEFPRNQLAVKEKLGHGEFGNVFRAEAWNISSHQGATIVAAKTLKAATSPAALSAFFKELGVLEVLGSHPNVVLFLGCCTDKEPFYLLLEFVPGGTLQSNLRSSRAPQTSANLHGESKSLSSQDLTKFALDVAKGMGFLSSKKILHRDLATRNVLVSADKTCKVSDFGISREGEEYERAAHVRLPIRWMAPESLFQMLYTSKSDVWSFGVLLWEIVTLGATPYSGMSSRQVMAHVKHGYRMEKPPHCDGKLYSIMAECWEERPTERPSFKQLELSLETLMEHEYDYIDLASFDETTYENLPTSQEEKC from the exons ATGGCTCTTGCAaaacgtgtttgtttgtttgtttgtttagattCTCGAAGTGCCCAGTGCGATGAGACACTAAGGTCCCCGGTAGGCGTGATAGCCTCCCCGGGGTACCCTGGCGACTACCCGCCGACAGTAGACTATACGTGGCGCACAGAGGGGCTCACAG ATTTTCCTTCTGATGTATCTCCAGCAGTATCGGCTGAAACACCGAATGGAGGTGGATATTCTACCAGAACCACCGACATAGTAGCAGTGGTCTGTGCTGTGGTGATAATTGCTGTTGGGGTTATAATTGCTGTGCACACGGCTGCTGTACATGTTTTCATGACGAGACCAACTATGGTCTCTAGTGAACCTCAAAATACCTCACCAAACGAGGTGGCGTTAGAAGAAATACCAGAAAGTTCTCAAGACGGATTTCAGAGTCTCCGGCTGCCACAAGGACGAATGTCTAGTGAACGTCAAATTAGCTCTCCAAACGATGTTGCGTTAGAAGAAATACCAAACAGTTCTGAGGACGGATATCAGAGTCTTGGACGAAGGTCTGCCCACCCTTACCAGGGTCTAGTCGGACAAGGAGACAACCAAACCCAGGCCAACACGGATGTTGTGTACGACTATGTGAAAGCTTCATCGGAATTTCCTAGGAATCAGCTGGCCGTGAAAGAGAAACTCGGACATGGAGAGTTTGGGAATGTCTTTAGGGCTGAAGCTTGGAACATATCAAGTCACCAAGGAGCAACTATCGTGGCCGCGAAGACTCTGAAGGCTGCCACAAGCCCTGCTGCTCTGTCTGCTTTCTTTAAGGAATTGGGGGTACTTGAGGTGCTCGGCAGTCATCCTAACGTCGTGTTGTTTCTTGGATGCTGCACGGACAAGGAACCGTTCTACTTGCTACTTGAGTTCGTGCCCGGAGGAACTCTGCAGTCCAACCTGCGTTCCAGCCGCGCTCCGCAAACGTCCGCCAATCTGCACGGTGAGAGCAAGTCTCTTTCTTCACAGGACCTGACGAAGTTTGCTTTGGATGTGGCCAAGGGGATGGGTTTCCTGTCGTCTAAGAAGATCCTCCACCGTGACCTGGCCACCAGAAACGTGCTGGTTTCTGCAGACAAGACGTGTAAGGTGTCGGACTTCGGTATTTCACGGGAGGGAGAAGAGTACGAGAGGGCGGCACACGTCCGTCTGCCTATCCGCTGGATGGCGCCTGAGTCCCTGTTCCAGATGCTGTACACGAGTAAGAGTGACGTGTGGTCGTTCggggtgctgctgtgggagatcgtcACTCTCGGCGCCACACCTTACTCCGGGATGTCCTCACGCCAGGTCATGGCGCACGTGAAACACGGCTACAGGATGGAGAAACCGCCTCATTGCGACGGCAAGCTCTACTCCATAATGGCGGAGTGTTGGGAAGAGCGGCCGACCGAGAGGCCGAGTTTCAAACAACTGGAGCTCTCTCTGGAAACACTGATGGAGCATGAATATGATTACATAGACCTCGCGAGTTTTGACGAGACTACCTACGAGAATCTACCAACATCTCAGGAGGAGAAGTGTTGA